The following coding sequences lie in one Leucobacter allii genomic window:
- a CDS encoding glycosyltransferase: MADPAPASRQAEFSLLLPVYAGDHPDFLRLAFESSVDRQTLRPAEAVVVQDGPVPDALAAELARIERESPVPVVVVVLPENRGLTVALNRGLDACRFPVVARMDADDVSEPERFARQWELIAQGYDLVGTGMVEFEQDPERPVGRRVPPVGAERIRQHARTHNPFNHPTMMYRTAALERVGRYEPFGKMEDYWLGIRLIDAGARVENLPEPLVRYRVGAGAFARRGGWAEARTEWRLQRELLRMGFVTRAEYLRNVTMKGLYRLLPAGVKRVLFRRLIGGGMPGDRAAAPVAPPASGVSGAPDAPPASSPEGR, translated from the coding sequence ATGGCCGATCCCGCACCCGCATCCCGCCAGGCGGAGTTCTCCCTGCTCCTGCCGGTGTACGCGGGCGACCATCCCGACTTCCTCCGCCTCGCCTTCGAGAGCTCGGTCGACCGCCAGACGCTCCGCCCCGCCGAGGCGGTCGTCGTGCAGGACGGTCCGGTCCCCGACGCGCTCGCCGCGGAGCTCGCGCGGATCGAGCGGGAGAGCCCGGTCCCCGTCGTCGTCGTGGTGCTGCCGGAGAACCGCGGCCTCACGGTCGCCCTCAACCGCGGACTCGACGCGTGCCGCTTCCCCGTGGTGGCCCGAATGGACGCCGACGACGTCTCCGAGCCCGAGCGCTTCGCCCGGCAGTGGGAGCTCATCGCTCAGGGGTACGACCTCGTCGGCACCGGCATGGTGGAGTTCGAGCAGGATCCGGAGCGGCCGGTCGGCCGCCGCGTGCCCCCGGTCGGCGCGGAGCGGATCCGGCAGCACGCACGCACGCACAACCCCTTCAACCATCCGACGATGATGTACCGCACGGCCGCCCTCGAGCGGGTCGGCCGCTACGAGCCCTTCGGCAAGATGGAGGACTACTGGCTCGGGATCCGCCTCATCGACGCCGGTGCCCGGGTCGAGAACCTCCCCGAACCGCTCGTGCGCTACCGCGTGGGCGCCGGCGCCTTCGCTCGCCGCGGCGGGTGGGCCGAGGCGAGGACGGAGTGGCGCCTCCAGCGCGAGCTGCTGCGGATGGGCTTCGTGACCCGCGCCGAGTACCTCCGCAACGTCACGATGAAGGGCCTCTACCGGCTGCTCCCCGCGGGAGTGAAGCGCGTACTGTTCCGCCGGCTCATCGGCGGCGGGATGCCGGGTGATCGCGCCGCCGCCCCGGTCGCCCCGCCGGCGTCGGGCGTATCCGGCGCCCCGGACGCGCCGCCCGCGTCGTCGCCGGAGGGCCGATGA